A genomic stretch from Arvicanthis niloticus isolate mArvNil1 chromosome 12, mArvNil1.pat.X, whole genome shotgun sequence includes:
- the Mb21d2 gene encoding nucleotidyltransferase MB21D2 isoform X3 yields the protein MVQKLDQKLPVANEYLLLSGGVREGVVDLDLDELNVYARGTDYDMDFTLLVPALKLHDRNQPVTLDMRHSALCHSWLSLRLFDEGTISKWKDCCTIADHINGATNYFFSPTKVADWFYDSISIVLSEIQKKPQRGMPKVEKVEKNGTIISIILGVGSSRMLYDIVPVVSFKGWPAVAQSWLMENHFWDGKITEEEVISGFYLVPACSYKGKKDNEWRLSFARSEVQLKKCISGSLMQAYQACKAIIIKLLSRPKAISPYHLRSMMLWACDRLPASYLAQEDYAAHFLLGLIDDLQHCLVNKMCPNYFIPQCNMLEHLSEETVMLHARKLSSVRSDPAEHLRTAIEHVKAANRLTLKLQRRGSTTSIPSPQSDGGDPNQPDDRLAKKLQQLVTENPGKSISVFINPDDVTRPHFRIDDKFF from the coding sequence ATGGTGCAAAAGCTAGATCAAAAACTCCCCGTGGCTAACGAATATCTGTTGCTCTCTGGAGGAGTCCGAGAAGGTGTGGTAGACTTGGACCTAGATGAGTTAAATGTCTACGCCCGGGGTACTGACTACGACATGGACTTCACCCTTCTGGTGCCGGCTCTTAAGCTACATGACCGTAACCAGCCTGTGACACTCGATATGCGCCACTCAGCCCTGTGCCACTCCTGGCTGAGCCTCCGGCTCTTTGACGAGGGGACAATCAGTAAATGGAAAGATTGCTGCACAATCGCCGATCACATCAATGGTGCCACCAACTACTTCTTCTCTCCCACCAAAGTGGCTGACTGGTTCTATGACTCCATCAGCATCGTCCTCTCAGAGATACAGAAGAAACCCCAGAGAGGGATGCCGAAGGTGGAAAAGGTAGAGAAGAACGGGACCATCATCTCCATCATTCTGGGCGTGGGGAGCAGCCGCATGTTGTACGATATCGTCCCCGTGGTGTCCTTCAAAGGCTGGCCCGCGGTGGCTCAGAGCTGGCTCATGGAGAACCACTTTTGGGATGGGAAGATCACAGAGGAAGAGGTCATCAGTGGATTCTACTTGGTGCCAGCTTGCTCCTACAAGGGCAAGAAGGACAATGAGTGGCGACTGTCCTTTGCCAGGAGCGAGGTGCAGCTGAAGAAGTGCATCTCAGGCAGTCTCATGCAGGCCTACCAAGCCTGCAAAGCCATCATCATCAAACTCCTGTCGAGGCCCAAGGCTATCAGCCCCTACCACCTTCGGAGCATGATGCTCTGGGCCTGTGACCGACTCCCTGCCAGCTACTTGGCTCAAGAAGACTATGCAGCCCACTTTTTGCTGGGCCTCATTGATGACCTGCAGCACTGTCTGGTCAACAAGATGTGCCCTAATTATTTCATCCCCCAGTGCAATATGCTGGAGCACCTGTCGGAGGAGACCGTCATGCTCCACGCCCGGAAGCTCTCCTCAGTTCGCTCAGATCCCGCAGAGCACCTGCGCACCGCCATCGAGCATGTGAAGGCAGCCAATCGGCTGACACTGAAGCTACAGCGTCGGGGCAGCACCACCAGCATCCCCTCCCCGCAGTCGGATGGAGGGGACCCCAATCAGCCTGATGACCGTCTGGCAAAAAAACTGCAGCAGCTAGTAACTGAGAATCCAGGGAAGTCCATCTCGGTCTTTATTAACCCCGATGACGTCACGAGGCCCCATTTCAGAATCGATGATAAATTTTTCTGA